In Gemmatimonadota bacterium, the sequence CTCGCCCGCGAGGGTGATCACGATGTCACCCCAGAGCGGGTGGACGTACCGGCCCGCGTAGGCCGCCAGCGGCAGCGAGGGCCGGGTGTCCGGCACGCGCCCCGCCGCCGGGTCGGGCGGCGCGCCCCGGCGCGCGGTGTACAGCGCCAGCAGCTCGGTGCTCCAGTCCCGCGCCGGGCCGCCGATGGCCAGGTCGAAGACCCGGAGCATCAGGGCATGGCGGAACTCCGCGTGGTCCAGGTTGCCGAGCACCACCACCCCGGTGTGCCGCCCCGGCAGCAGCCCGACCAGCGCGGTGCGCCCCGCGAGGCTCCCCGTGTGGAACGCGACGAACTCGCCCCGGTAGTCCTGCTCGAACCAGCCGAGGCCGTAGGTGCGCCAGTGCGGCCGGGTAAGCGCGGCGGTGGGGTAGTACTGCTCCGGCGGGATGATCGCGTGCGGCGCGAGGAGGGTCGCGAAGCTCCGCTCGCTCAGCAGCTGCCGCCCGCCGGCGGTGCGCCCCCCCGCCAGGAGAAAGCGGACCCAGGTCGCCATGTCCGCGGCGGTGGACCACACCGCGCCGGCGCTCCCCACCACGTCCACGTCATCCTCGCCGATCACCCGGATGGTGTCGCGGATGCGGTAGTGCGGCGCCGAGCGGTCGGGATCGGCCGTGGCCCGCATGGCGGCCAGGCTGGCGTAGCTCCGGGTCATCCCGAGCGGGTTGAAGAGGCGGCGGCGGAGGAACTCCTCGTAGCGCATCCCCGAGGCCCGGGCGATCACCTCGCCCGCCAACCCGTACATCAGGTTCTGGTAGACGAAGCCGCCCCGGAGCGGGTAGGCGGGCGCGAGCAGGCGGAGCCGGCGGAAGATCTCGCCCCGGGGCACATCGCCGCGGGACCAGAGCAGGTCGGCGTTGCCGAGGCCGGCGTTGTGGGTGAGCAGGTCGATGACGCGGAGCGAGGAGGTCACGTACGGCTCCGGCATCTGGAACTCCGGCACCCAGCGGGTGACCGGATCGTCCCAGGCCAGGGTGCCGTCGTCCACCAGCTGCGCCAGCGCCACGGCGGTCATGGCCTTGGTGGTGGACATGATGCCGTAGAGGGTGTGGGGCCCCACCGCCCCCGGCTGCCCCAGCTCGCGGACGCCGTAGCCGCGGAGGAACACCACCGAGTCGTTGCGCACCACCGCCACCGCCAGCCCGGGAATGGCCCAGTCGGCGGTGCCGTGGCGGATGTAGGCGTCGAGGTCGGCGGCCCAGGGGTCGGCGGCGGGCGCCTGGGCGCGGAGGCCGCCGGCCATGCCCAGGGCAAGGAGCAGCAGCGGGGTGACACGACGTGGCATGGCGGGTTCCGTGGGAGAGGCGCCTAGATGTGCCCGCCGGCGGCGCCTGTGTCAAGCAGGGTGGGCCATGCGCCACGGGCCCACCCGTGAAGGATGGGCCCGTGGATACCGCGATGCTGTCGCGCCTAGCGGGCCAGCAGCGCCCGCCGGAGCAACGTCATCCGGCGCTTGACCGAGCCGTCGAACACCCGGTCGCCGACCCGGACCACGACCCCGCCCAGGATCGACGGGTCCTCGGTGAACCGGGGCAGCACCTGCTTGCCCACCACCTCGGTGAGCCGCGCGGCGATGGTCTTCCGCAGCGCCTCATCGGCCGGCCGCGCCACGGTGACCGCCGCCCGGACGCGGTTGAGCTTGAGGTCCACCAGGTCGAGGTAGGCCTGCGCCATCTCCTGGAACAACCCCTGGCGGCCGCGGCGGACCACCGCGCCGAGGAAGAGCACGAAGTCGCGGGGCGCGTCCGGCAGCGCCCCGGCGAGGATCGCGGTCTTCTGCGGCTTGGTGACCCGCGGCGACATCAGCACCGCCTGCACCGTCGGCGCGGCGGCGATCCCGCCCGCCACGGCGTCGAGCAGGTCGGCGTACAGCGCCGTGCGCCCGCTCTTCTCGCCCAGGTCGAACAGCACCTCGGCGTAGTTGCGGGCGATGGTCTCGTGCCTCACGTGGCCTTCTCCAGGCTGGCGAGGTAGCCCTCGACCAGCGACCGGTCGGACGCGCCGTCGAGCTTCTGGCCGATGAGCCGGCCCGCCGCCGCCAGCGAGAGGTCCACCGCCTCGCGGCGGAGGTCCGTCAGCGCCTTGTCCCGCTCGGCCGCGATGTCGCGGCGGGCCCGCTCGAGCAGTTCCTCCTGCTCGTGCCGGGTCTTGTCGATCGCCGTCGCCCGCTCCTTCTCGGCCGCGGACTTGGCCTCGGCCATCATGGCCTGCGCCTGGGTCCGGGACTCGGCGAGCAGCCGCCGGTTCTCGTCGAGCAGCGCCTTCGCTTCCGTGTTGGCCTTCGCGGCCTCGTCCAGCTGGCGGGCGATGGTGCGCTCCCGCTCCTCCGTGGCCTTGAGGATCGCCGGGAAGGCGAACTTCTTCAGCAGGAACAGGAGGACGACGAAGACCACCCAGGTCCAGATGACGAGCCCGGAGTTGACGGCGAAGGGTGACGGCGCGCCGCCCTCCCCGCCCTCCGAGACCAGCGTCAGCAGCATGGTGATCATGGAGCCCGCGCTTTCGGGTTACTTGATGAGCTTGAAGAGCAGCGCGAACACCAGGGCGATGATCGTCGCGCCCTCGAGCAGCACCGCGATCAGCAGGCCCGCGCCGCGGATGTCGCCGGCCGCCTCGGGCTGGCGGGCGATCGACTCGGCCACCTGGCCGCCGATCCGGCCCAGGCCCAGGCCGGCGCCGATCACGGCGAGACCGATGGCGAGGCCGGCGCCGAGCAGGCCATAACCGGCGCCAGCGGCCGGCGCGACTTCCTGGAGCAGAGCGAGCATGGTCAGCATGTCATTCCCCTGAGTGAATCCGTGGGAGATTGCGTGGGTGGGCGCCCGGATGGCGCCGCTGCATCCACCGGCGGGTGCCCAGGTCTCCCGGCCCGGGTCCGCACCGCGATCCGCCAGCGCCCCGAAGGGCAGCGGATATCGCCCCGCCATTCGGCCGGGCTACCGGGACCCCGCGGCCGGATGCCGCCCTCGGGCTCCCACTGCCATACCACTGTACCGCTGTACCGCCCTACCGCCCTTAGTGCTCGTGCTGCATCAGCCCGATGAACACCGAGCTGAGCAGCGCGAACACGTACGCCTGCAGCAGCGCCACGATCAGCTCCAGCAGCATGATGCCCACCACCAGCCCCGCGGTGGCGAGGCCGATGCCGTAGCTCCACATGCCCAGGTGGCCGAACAGGAACACGATGCCGAACAGCGACAGGATCACGAAGTGGCCGGCGGTCATGTTGCCGAAGAGCCGGACCGCGAGCGCGAAGGGCTTGACGATCTTGCCGAGCAGCTCGATGGGCGCCATGAAGATGGACAGCGCCACCGCGCCCGGGCCGTGCATGCCGGGAAAGTGGGGGAAGATCGTCGCCATGTAGGCCTTGGGGCCCACCTTGAGGAAGCCGGCGATCTCCACCGTCAGGAACACGATGATGGCCAGCCCGCCGGTCACCGAGAGGTTGCCGGTGGCCGCGCTGCCCCAGGGGAGCAGGCCGAGCAGGTTGCAGTAGAGGATGAAGAAGAACAGCGTGATGATGAGCGGGGCGAACTTCGCGCCGTCGTGCCCGATGTTGGCGATGGCGATGTCGTTGCGGACCCAGAGCACCAGGCCTTCCATCGCGCCGGCGAAGCCCTTGGGCGCCTCGCCCGCCCGGGTGCGGGCCACGCCGCGCGCGGCCACCCACATCGAGACGAAGACCAGCACCGCCGCCAGCAGCATGAAGATCAGGTGCTTGGTGGGCGACAGCGACGCCGACACCGGGTACTGCAGGTGGCAGCCCGGGATGTGCCACTCGAACAGCGGGTAGGCGTCGATCACGCACGCGTCCGCCGTGTGGTGCAGCACCATCTCGCCGACGTTGACCGCTTCCTGGAGCATCATCGGATGAACCTGACCTCGAGAAAGAGCAGGGGAATGAGGACCCCGACGTAACCCAGCCCGGCCGCCAGCGGGAGGAACCGCTCCCGGTCCCACGCCGCGAGCACCGCGAACAGCACCACCCCGCCGAGGCGGAGCATCATCCCGATGCCGAATCCCTTGAAGAACTCGGCCGTCCCCGCGGCGGCGAAGCCGCGGCGGAGCGCCCGCACCGCCACCAGCTCGATGGCGATCGCCACCCCGCCCATCACCGCGGCCGGCAGCAGCGCTGCGCGGCCCAGCCAGGTCACGAGCGCGGCCGTGACCAGGGCGGTGAGCAGCAGCCCGGCGGCCAGCACCTTCACGGAGCCGGTGGCTCCGTGGGAGGACGGTGCCGGGCCCGGAACCCGTCCTCGTCCTGCCGCACCTTGAGGAACACCCACAGGAAGGCCAGCCCCGCGCCCACGAGCGTCCCGAGGATCGTGAGGAAGGGCATCGTGCCCAGCACCCGGTCGAGCAGGTAGCCCGCCCCAGCCCACAAGATGACGCTGAAGGCGAAGGTGTAGCCGAGGGTGTCGTACTTCCACGCCTGGCCCAGCTCCTGGCCGACCGGCTTTTTCGGCCCCATAAGCCGGGGAAAAGTACCCGCTTGTGAAATATTTCGCAAACTCGGCGGCTCGGCAGACCAGAGGTCCCGCCCTACCGCCCTACCGCCCTACCGCCTCGTCCCGGGCCGGAACGTTCGACGCATTTGCCGCTCCCGGCGAAACCCGCTAACCTCTTGCCCGTACTCGGGAGCGCTCCCGGTTTCCCGCCTCTCGTCCCAACCCGGACCCCATGACCGCCACCCAGCCCCAATCGGACGTCGAGCAGCTGGCCCACCTGGCCCGCGCGGTGGAGCACCTCCGGGGCCAGGTGGCGCGCCGGATCGTGGGTCAGCAGGAGGCCGTGGACGGCATCCTGACGGCCATTCTGGCCGGGGGACACGCGCTGCTCATCGGGGTCCCGGGGCTGGCCAAGACGCTGATGGTCTCCACGGTGGCCGAGGCGCTGCACCTGTCGTTCAACCGGGTGCAGTTCACCCCGGACCTGATGCCCTCCGACATCACCGGCACCGAGATCATCGAGGAGGACCTGAGCACCGGCAAGCGGGTGTTCCGGTTCGTGCAGGGGCCGATCTTCGCCAACGTGGTGCTGGCCGACGAGATCAACCGGACCCCGCCCAAGACCCAGGCCGCTCTGCTGCAGGCCATGCAGGAGCACGAGGTCACCGCGGGTGGGCAGACCTACCACCTCCCCGAGCCGTTCTTCGTGCTGGCCACCCAGAACCCGATCGAGCAGGAAGGCACCTACCCGCTCCCCGAGGCCCAGCTCGACCGCTTCATGCTCGAGCTGCGGGTGGGCTACCCCACCCGGAGCGAGGAGGAGGCCATCGTGGAGCAGACCACCGGCGCCCGGGTGGCGCGGCTGGAGCCGGTGCTCGACGCGACCCAGGTGCGGGCGGCGCAGGAGCTGGTGCGGCGGATCCCGGTCTCGAAGCAGCTGGTGCGGGCGGCGGTGGCGCTCACCCGGCTCACCCGCCCCGCCGACGGGGAGGCGCCGGCCCTGGTCAGGGAGTACGTGGAGTGGGGGGCGGGGCCCCGCGCCTCGCAGTACCTGGTGCTGGGCGCCAAGGCCCGCGCGGCGATCGCCGGGCGCCCCATGGCCGACCTGGACGACGTGCGGGCGGTGGCGCTCCCGGTGCTGCGGCACCGGGTGGTGACCAACTTCGCCGCCGAGGCGGCGGGGCGGACCAACGACGACGTGGTGCGGGAGCTGGTGGCCGGGAGCGGCTGGACCGCCTGAGCGGCGGCGCGGAGTGGGGAAACAACGAACGGCCCGGGCGGATGCCCGGGCCGTTCGGCCATCAGGACCGGACGCCGCTCAGGTGGCGTTGGTATCGAAGGTGTTCACCGTCTCCTGGCCGCAGCCCGGGCCGTAGTCCACGGTGAAGCCGATGTTGTTGCGCCCGTTGATCGCGGCGCGCACCTGCCCGCCGTCGAGCTCGGGATCGGTGTCGCAGGACTCGTTGTAGTGCAGCGGCGTCGGGGTGGAGACCGTGAAGCTCCAGTCGCCGTCGGCCTGGCCGAAGTTGCCGGACCAGCTGTAGTCGCCGGTGATGTCGAAGGTGCCGCTCTGCAGCTCGCCCTGGCCGGGGTCGAGGCTGCCGGTGTCGGGCAGGAAGGTCACGCCCCAGGCGTAGTCGGCGCGGAGCACCGGGTTGCCGTTCACCCGCCAGCGGGCGATGAAGTTCTGGTTGGCGGTGGCGTTGGCCGCGGTGACCGTGGCGTCGTAGCCGCCGTCGAACTCATAGCCGGCGCTGGTCGAGTCGCTGTAGAAGAGCACCCGGAAGTTGGCGTAGTCCACCGCGAAGCCCCACAGGGTGGAGCCGCCGTCGGTGTCCTGCAGCCTGAAGGCGCCGGTCACGGCGAAGCCGTTGCCCAGGGAGTCCTGGTAGGCGCAGTCGCCGGGGCCGAAGGTCAGCGTGACGTTGTTGATGATGCCGTCGAGGTCGGAATCGGTAGTGTCGCCGGAGACCACCGGCAGGCACTCGGCGTCGGGGGCGGCAAAGGCGGCGAACTGGGCCTGGTACTGGCTGGGCAGGCTGCGCCCGATGATGCGGGCCACCCGGTTGCCCGGGGCGCCGGGGGCAAAGAGCCCGCTGCCCAGGCCGCCGCTGGAGGCGTTGAGGGTGGTCAGGTCGCTGGCGATATCGGCGATCTGGCCGGCCGCCTCCTGCCCCACCACCGCCGCCTGGGCGGGATCGATCGTGTCATTCCCCTTGGGACCGCTGCTGTCGCCGCAGGCGGCGACCGCCGTGACGGTGGCCAGACCCATGGCAAAACGCCGAAGCCCGTGCATGCCCTTCATGGCTGCTCCTCCTCAACGTGGAAACCGTTCGCGGCCCGAAACTGCCTGCCAGACCACAAGATAGACCCCGGGATCGGGTCGGCGCCGTCAGCGGCGCCACAGCCCCGATGTGACCCAGCGCATGATCCTGAGCGGGATTCAGGCCCCGGGGGTCCAGCTCCGGCTGGGGGGGGCGCCGCAGGCGGTCCAGGTGAGGGTGAGCACCCCGGCCTGGCCGCGGACGGTGCCGGTCAGGGTCACCTTCCCGGCCTTGATCCGCTGGGGAGTATCGGTGCAGTCGGCGTCGTAATTGAGGGGCTGCGGGGTGGCCACCGCCAGCGACCACTGCTCGGTGCTCCGCTCCCAATCCAGCGAGCCGGCGATGGTGAGGCTGCCGTCGGGGAGCGGCTGGCCCACCTGGACGGTGCCGGCGTTGCTGGCGGTGAAGCTGGTGGTGGTGGCCAGGGTGACCGTGGCGGCCACCCGGTTGGGCCGTTCCCGGACGATCTCGATGTCCACCGCCAGGCTGGCGGCACTGCTCGAGCCCAGCCGGCTCCGGGTGCCGTTGCGGGTGGCGGTGTAGCTCAGCGTGCCGGCGGTATCGGTGTAGGTCCAGGCCAGGTCGGTCAGGGTCAGGTCGTAGGCGGTCGCGTTGCCGCCGCTGGGGTCCTGGACCCGCAGGGCGCCGGTCACGCCGTAGTCGCCGCCGCCCAGGCCGGTGACGCTGCAGGGCGGGTTGAGGAAGGTATAGGTGGCATCGTTGGGGATGCCGTCACCGTCGCCGTCGGCGGTGGACGAGGCGGCGGGGCAGCCGGCCGGGGTGCCGAAGGCGGGGGGGACGCCCGGGGTGGCGAGGGTCAGGGCGCTGGCGGCGGACTGGACCTCGTCGTCCACGGCCAGCCGCAGCTCCAGCGACTGGCTGCTGGTGGGTCCGGCGCCGCCAACGGTGCCGGTGATGTTGGTGCAGGCGCCGAGGCCGGCGAGGAGGAGGGTGGGGAGGACCCACGGGGCTGGCCGCGACATCCATGACGCTCCGGTGTGAGGGCGCCCGCAATCTAGCCGCCTCCCCTTGCGGCCCGGCACGGGGGCGGAAGAATAGGACGGGACGCCCGCCCGGCCGGCCGGGGGGGCGGTTGACGATCGGTTGATACCCGCGGCATACCGACCATCCATGCCTGCACGCTTCTTCTTCCGTTGTCTTGGCTCCCCGGAGCTCCGCGGCCCCGGGGGGGAGGCGGTGCGCTTCCGGGTCCGGAAGCACCTCGCGCTGCTCTCGTTCCTGGCCGCGGAGCCGCGGGAGCCCCATCGCCGGGACCGGCTGGTGGACCTGCTCTGGCCCGACGCCCGGCCGGCGGAGGGCCGTCACAGCCTGGCCACGGCGCTTTCAGTCCTCCGGGCGCGGTTCGGGCCACGGACCTTCGAGACCACCCGCGACACCATCCGGCTGCTCGCCCCCGACCTCGAGGTGGACCTGGACCGCCTGGCGCGGGGGGACGTCCTGGGGGACGACCAGCGGCCGCCGCTCGAGGTGGCCGGGTTCCTGGAGGGGTTCGAGATCACCCGGGCGCCGGAGTTCATGTTCTGGCGCGACGGCATGCGGGCGCGCTGGCTCCCGCCCATCCGCGATGCACTGGTGGTGCTGCTCGATCGCTGCCGCCGCACCGGCGACTTCGCGGCCATCGAGCCGCACGCCGACCGGCTGCTGGCCCTCGACCCGCTGGCCGAGGACGCGGTGCGCGCCAAGATGGAGGCGCGGGCCTTTGCCGGGGACCGGGTCTCGGCGCTGCGGATCTTCCGGACGTGGCGGGACCAGCTGGCGGAGGAGCTCGACGCCGCGCCCTCGCCGCTGGTCGAGGGGATGGCGCTGCGGCTGCGGCAACGCGGGTACACCCCCGCCGGCTCGGTGCAGCTGCCGCCGGTGGCCACCGAGCAGTGGCGGGACCATGCGTTCGTGGGGCGGACGCACCAGTACCGGGTGCTGTACGAACGCTGGGAGTCCACCCGCGACGGCGCCGGCCGGCACGGCCTGGTGCTCGGCGACTCCGGGCTGGGCAAGACCACCCTGCTGGAGCGGCTCACCATGGCCACCGGGCTCGAGGGAGCGGTGTCGGCCCGGGTGCAGTGCTACGAGATGGAGCAGCAGATCCCCTACGCTGCGGTGGGAGGCCTGGTGCGGGTGCTGCTGGAGCGGCCGGGGGCGGGCGGGACCAGCCCGGAGTGGCTGGCGGAGCTGGCCCGGATGATCCCCACGGTGGCGCTGCGCTACCGCAACCTGCCGCCGCCCCGCGACACCGCGGGGGAGAGCGCCCGGCTGCGGTTCACCGAGGCGGTGCACGAGCTGATCACCGCCGTGGCGGAGGAGCACCCCCTGGTGCTGGTGGTGGATGACGTGCACCTGGCCGACGACGCCAGCATCGCGGTGCTGCACCTGCTGATGCGCCGCACCCAGGAGCAGCGGGTGACCCTGCTGCTCGCGGCGCGGGAGAGCGAGCTGCAGGGGGCGCCGAGCGCGCGGCGGCTGCTCGAGGTGATGGAGCCGCTGGCGCTGGTCCCGGTGCGGCTGGAGCCGCTCACCCCGGAGGAGATGGGGGTGGTGATCGACGCCCTGGCGGCGGGCGCCGGGCGGGAGCTGCCGGCGGCGGCGCGGGTGGCGCTGCTGCAGGCGGCGGCCGGCGTTCCGATGCTGGCGGAGCTCCTGTTCGACGACTGGCGGCAGCACGGGGAGCAGTGCCTGGCCCTCGCCGTGGGGGCGATGACCGAGGACCCCGCGCGGGCCCCCGACCATACGACGGCGTACGAGCAGCTCTTTGCCCGGGTGCTGCGCGACCTCTCGCCGACCGCCCGCTCGGCGCTCCACCTGGCGGCGATCCTGGGCGACCGGCTCAACGACCTGTCGATGTACGATATCGTGGACCTCTCCCTGGCCGACACTCTCCGGGGGATGGCGGAGCTCACCAGCACGCGGATCCTGCGGGACGGCGGGAAGGGGGTCGAGTTCCGGAACGAGCTGCTGCGACGGTACACCTATCTCGAGGTGCCCTCACCGGTGCGGCGGGCGGTCCATGGGCGGATCGCCGACCGGCTGCTGGCGGCGGAGGGGCGCGGGGAGCCGGTGCCGGGGCTGATGCTGGCGTGGCACTGCTACCGGGCGGGGCGGGCGGCAGAGGCCGAGCCCTACCTGCTGCGCGGGGCCCAGGAGACCCTGGCCAAAGGGGCGCCGGTGGAGGCGGAGCTGGCACTCGGCAGCGCGCTGCCGTCGCTCAGTGCACGGCACCGGGTGCCGGCGCAGCTGGCGCTGGTGCAAGCGCTGCAGGAGCAGGGGCGGTGGGAGGAGTCGCTGCAGAGTCTGCCCTCAGGTAGCTCTGACCACCTCAGCGGAATGGAGCGAGCCCTTCAGCTTGCGGGGAGAGCGCGTCTCTGCGCTGAGAGCCGCCTAGCAGAGGACCTAGTCGGTCACGTCCTCGACTCCCTTGTAGAGTCGACCGACGACACTGAGAGGGTTCCGTTACTATCAGCAGCCTACTCCTTGGCGTTCTCAGTTCAGCGCCAGAATACGCTGACAGAAATCCTCGCCATCACTTCTGACTACTCATCTGGCCAGAGGCTATTCGAGCTCAGAGTGGCAGCGGCACGACTCCTCGCTATCGTTGCGTACAGAAAGCGCGTACTGAGCCAGTTTCCGGACCTACAAGAGATCCTCACTACCTTAAGTTCGGAGGCGCAATCCAGAGGGGTTGAGTCGAGCGCCATCGCTGCACTCAGCAACACGCTTGGGGCGCTAGCAGTTGGGAAGGGGGAGTACCATACCGCGATTGTATGCATGAAGGAGAGCAATAGACTATACGGCAAACTCGGCGACCATCTCTCTGCATGCGTCACCTGCCAAAACCTAGCGATGTCCTACGGTAGGCTTGGGCAATACAAGCTCGCGCTTGACTGGAGCACCCGTGGCGTAGCACTTGGACAAGCACATCGGGGCGCCTGGCAGCTTGAGCTAGCCTCGCTCTGGAGGGCATGGGCGCTTGCGATGCTCGGATTGACACGTGAGGCCACTCAGCAGGTCCAAGGGTTGAGGCATACCTGGCAGAACCACGAGATCAGTTGGGTCCGCCAGCGCCAAGGGCTGTTCACGGCCGATCTTTGTCTACTGACAGGGGCAAGGTCGGAGGCCGACGCCCTCGCTTCTGAAGTAGCGGAGGACATTGGGGTTCGTCCACTATCTTCGGGTGAGGTGGGCAGGTCCGCGCGCTGGACATACCGCCTGCGGGCGTCCCTCGGGGTCCGCGAAACTCTCTCGCGTTTGGAAGATGTGGCCTACAACGGAGGGGAACTCGAACTACTGGACCAAGCTGAGGTGTTTGGGTCTTTAGCGCTTTGCCGAGAGGAACTCGGATTCAATTCTGCGGACCAGCGAGAGCAGCTTTCGCTTGCCTTAGCTCGGCTCCCGGAGCCTGTAACTATACAGCTTGGAAGGCTAGAAGCGCTTCGCTAGAACGCCCGAATCCTCGGCCAACTGGGTCGGCCGCGGAGCAGGCCGCCGGGCGCCGCCTGTACGCGCTTGGAGCCGCTGTCGATCGTGGGGTCGGCGGGTCGACTGGAGGCAGCCGACACCTCGGCCATGACCCGGCGGACGGTGACCGAGTTGACCACCAGGTCGACCAGCCGCGGGTCGAACTGGGTGCCCCGGTACTTCTGCAGCTCCGCCACCACCGCGTCGATGGGCAGCCGCTTGCGGTAGGGGCGGTCGGTGGTCATGGCGTCGGTGGTGTCCGAGATCATGATGATCCGGGCCCCCAGCGGGATGGACTCGCCGGCCAGGCCATCGGGGTAGCCGCCGCCGTCCCAGCGCTCGTGGTGGCTCCGCACCGCGTCCTGCACCGTGCCCCGGAACGACGAGATGATCCCCACCAGGTCGGCGCTCTTGACCGGGTGGGTCTGCAGCAGGGCGGTCTCCTCGGGCGTGAGCTTGGAATCCTTCCGCAGCAGCGGGGCGAACTCCTCGTGGATCTTGCCCACGTCGTGCATCACGGCGGCGGTGTAGACCTGCTCCACCTCCTCCGCGGACATCTTGGCTTCCTGGGCGATGGCCTTGGCCAGGGTGGCCACGCGCACCGAGTGACCTGAGGTGTACGGGTCTCGCGCTTCGATGGCCTTGACCATCAGATCTAGCAGTTCTCGGCCGGAGTTTTGGAGCTTTCGATAGAGCCCGTAGATATGCCGGATCACCAGAATCGGCACCAACGCCCCGACTAGCCCGAGCGCCCCCATTCCAGTGCGCTCATCCGCTTGGACATACAAGTATCCAACAACCAGAGCAAGAAAGCTCGCGCCGAGGTCGTAGCCGATGACCCCACGACAAGTCAGCGTCCAGACTTCGCTGAATCGACGCCCGGAACTAATTGCGACCACCATGCTGACGAGCGTCGTGTTGACGGCGAAATAGGTGCTGGCAAAGAGGGTGAAGTAGAGAAGGCCAAGTTGCAACTGGGCTCCGATCGACGGAGCGCCTGAACGAAAATCAATCAGCGGTACTGGGGCACCAAGGAAATAGACAACGAGCACACCGCCCGCAACAGCAATCATCCTCTGCGAAGTGTTGAATACCGCCTTGATGAGCGGCTTCCTTTGATGAACTTCGCTTAGCACGGTGCAAGCCCGGCGACCAGCGCGCCCCAAAACGGACCGAAAACCGCCCCTGCCGCCAGGTGGATTACGAACGAAGTGGACCCCTTAGTCTCCAACCGAAGATCGTCGCCAGTAGTTTCGAGCAGGACTGCAGAAATGGCAAAGCTCACGATCGCCCACATCCCAGGATAACCCGCGGGCACACGCCAAGCTTCGAGCAGCAGTAGGACTGCTGCTAGAGCGACAAGTGCGACGATCAGGTTGACCCTAAGCCTCATTGGGCGATTCCTAACTAGAACATGGCGGCAGCCCTGACCAGGCAACCTGGACTAGTTCCAGGTTAGTCCTTCAGACGCAGTGAAAACCTTCACCGCGGCCCGCGC encodes:
- a CDS encoding serine hydrolase; translated protein: MPRRVTPLLLLALGMAGGLRAQAPAADPWAADLDAYIRHGTADWAIPGLAVAVVRNDSVVFLRGYGVRELGQPGAVGPHTLYGIMSTTKAMTAVALAQLVDDGTLAWDDPVTRWVPEFQMPEPYVTSSLRVIDLLTHNAGLGNADLLWSRGDVPRGEIFRRLRLLAPAYPLRGGFVYQNLMYGLAGEVIARASGMRYEEFLRRRLFNPLGMTRSYASLAAMRATADPDRSAPHYRIRDTIRVIGEDDVDVVGSAGAVWSTAADMATWVRFLLAGGRTAGGRQLLSERSFATLLAPHAIIPPEQYYPTAALTRPHWRTYGLGWFEQDYRGEFVAFHTGSLAGRTALVGLLPGRHTGVVVLGNLDHAEFRHALMLRVFDLAIGGPARDWSTELLALYTARRGAPPDPAAGRVPDTRPSLPLAAYAGRYVHPLWGDIVITLAGEALTFRMGVSSELAGPMEHLHYDTFLARLGDGRDPPPRVVFGLGGDGTVAELQVPDYGLEGFRRDP
- the atpH gene encoding ATP synthase F1 subunit delta translates to MRHETIARNYAEVLFDLGEKSGRTALYADLLDAVAGGIAAAPTVQAVLMSPRVTKPQKTAILAGALPDAPRDFVLFLGAVVRRGRQGLFQEMAQAYLDLVDLKLNRVRAAVTVARPADEALRKTIAARLTEVVGKQVLPRFTEDPSILGGVVVRVGDRVFDGSVKRRMTLLRRALLAR
- the atpF gene encoding F0F1 ATP synthase subunit B, with protein sequence MITMLLTLVSEGGEGGAPSPFAVNSGLVIWTWVVFVVLLFLLKKFAFPAILKATEERERTIARQLDEAAKANTEAKALLDENRRLLAESRTQAQAMMAEAKSAAEKERATAIDKTRHEQEELLERARRDIAAERDKALTDLRREAVDLSLAAAGRLIGQKLDGASDRSLVEGYLASLEKAT
- the atpE gene encoding ATP synthase F0 subunit C: MTMLALLQEVAPAAGAGYGLLGAGLAIGLAVIGAGLGLGRIGGQVAESIARQPEAAGDIRGAGLLIAVLLEGATIIALVFALLFKLIK
- the atpB gene encoding F0F1 ATP synthase subunit A, translating into MMLQEAVNVGEMVLHHTADACVIDAYPLFEWHIPGCHLQYPVSASLSPTKHLIFMLLAAVLVFVSMWVAARGVARTRAGEAPKGFAGAMEGLVLWVRNDIAIANIGHDGAKFAPLIITLFFFILYCNLLGLLPWGSAATGNLSVTGGLAIIVFLTVEIAGFLKVGPKAYMATIFPHFPGMHGPGAVALSIFMAPIELLGKIVKPFALAVRLFGNMTAGHFVILSLFGIVFLFGHLGMWSYGIGLATAGLVVGIMLLELIVALLQAYVFALLSSVFIGLMQHEH
- a CDS encoding AtpZ/AtpI family protein, yielding MGPKKPVGQELGQAWKYDTLGYTFAFSVILWAGAGYLLDRVLGTMPFLTILGTLVGAGLAFLWVFLKVRQDEDGFRARHRPPTEPPAP
- a CDS encoding MoxR family ATPase; amino-acid sequence: MTATQPQSDVEQLAHLARAVEHLRGQVARRIVGQQEAVDGILTAILAGGHALLIGVPGLAKTLMVSTVAEALHLSFNRVQFTPDLMPSDITGTEIIEEDLSTGKRVFRFVQGPIFANVVLADEINRTPPKTQAALLQAMQEHEVTAGGQTYHLPEPFFVLATQNPIEQEGTYPLPEAQLDRFMLELRVGYPTRSEEEAIVEQTTGARVARLEPVLDATQVRAAQELVRRIPVSKQLVRAAVALTRLTRPADGEAPALVREYVEWGAGPRASQYLVLGAKARAAIAGRPMADLDDVRAVALPVLRHRVVTNFAAEAAGRTNDDVVRELVAGSGWTA
- a CDS encoding AAA family ATPase, whose product is MPARFFFRCLGSPELRGPGGEAVRFRVRKHLALLSFLAAEPREPHRRDRLVDLLWPDARPAEGRHSLATALSVLRARFGPRTFETTRDTIRLLAPDLEVDLDRLARGDVLGDDQRPPLEVAGFLEGFEITRAPEFMFWRDGMRARWLPPIRDALVVLLDRCRRTGDFAAIEPHADRLLALDPLAEDAVRAKMEARAFAGDRVSALRIFRTWRDQLAEELDAAPSPLVEGMALRLRQRGYTPAGSVQLPPVATEQWRDHAFVGRTHQYRVLYERWESTRDGAGRHGLVLGDSGLGKTTLLERLTMATGLEGAVSARVQCYEMEQQIPYAAVGGLVRVLLERPGAGGTSPEWLAELARMIPTVALRYRNLPPPRDTAGESARLRFTEAVHELITAVAEEHPLVLVVDDVHLADDASIAVLHLLMRRTQEQRVTLLLAARESELQGAPSARRLLEVMEPLALVPVRLEPLTPEEMGVVIDALAAGAGRELPAAARVALLQAAAGVPMLAELLFDDWRQHGEQCLALAVGAMTEDPARAPDHTTAYEQLFARVLRDLSPTARSALHLAAILGDRLNDLSMYDIVDLSLADTLRGMAELTSTRILRDGGKGVEFRNELLRRYTYLEVPSPVRRAVHGRIADRLLAAEGRGEPVPGLMLAWHCYRAGRAAEAEPYLLRGAQETLAKGAPVEAELALGSALPSLSARHRVPAQLALVQALQEQGRWEESLQSLPSGSSDHLSGMERALQLAGRARLCAESRLAEDLVGHVLDSLVESTDDTERVPLLSAAYSLAFSVQRQNTLTEILAITSDYSSGQRLFELRVAAARLLAIVAYRKRVLSQFPDLQEILTTLSSEAQSRGVESSAIAALSNTLGALAVGKGEYHTAIVCMKESNRLYGKLGDHLSACVTCQNLAMSYGRLGQYKLALDWSTRGVALGQAHRGAWQLELASLWRAWALAMLGLTREATQQVQGLRHTWQNHEISWVRQRQGLFTADLCLLTGARSEADALASEVAEDIGVRPLSSGEVGRSARWTYRLRASLGVRETLSRLEDVAYNGGELELLDQAEVFGSLALCREELGFNSADQREQLSLALARLPEPVTIQLGRLEALR